In Dethiosulfovibrio peptidovorans, the DNA window AGAATAGCCCCAGTTCCGAAAGGCCCCCTCCGGGAAAGTTTCGTCCTGAGTTTTCGTTTCCTGAAGACAGAGGACGTCCACTTTGCTATGATTGAGCCATCGCTCCAGGATAGGAAGACGGCTCCTCACGGAGTTCACATTGAAGGTTGCCACGGTCCACGTCATTGCGTATCCTCGCCTTTCTTGGGCATATATCGAACCAACATATACCGTCATTGTACATCACCGAGGAGGGGCACCACAGATCATGCAGATCCAAAAACAGAGCCGATACCTCCTGAGTTGGGTTCTGGTCGTCACGCTCTCAGGAATACTGGGAATGCGTTTTTTCCTCCATCTCTCATGGATCGACGCCATATTCTACACAGCCATAACGGTATCCACCGTGGGGTACGGGGCTCCACCAGGCATCCAAGGCCCGGAGAAGCTTTTCTTAGCGCTTCTCATCATGGCCAGTCTGGGCACGGTGGGGTATGCCATCGGGATTATTAGTCAGAACTTTTTCAACGCCCGCCTCAGGACCTCCCTGGGGAGGGGACACGACAGGAGGATACGGGTTATGGAAGATCACTGGATCATCTGCGGCCTTGGGCGCTATGGCCATCAGGTGGCATCTATGTTGAGCCACGAGGGCGTTCCCTTCTCCGTGGTAGAACATCGGGAAGAGACTGTCATGGAAGCCAGAGAGGAAGGATATCTCACGGTCCACGGCAACGCCAGCGAGGAGGATACTCTGATCAAGGCAGGGGTGACACGGGCCAAGGGTCTGATCATCACGCTCGACAGCGACGCCGCGACGGTCTACGTAGCCCTTACTGCCCGGGCACTGAACAAAACCATACATATCGTAGCCAGAGCGAGTGACACCAAGTCGGTCCCGATCCTGACAAAGTCAGGCGTCAACCGAGTGGTCAACCCAGTAGTGGCGGGATCGGCATCCCTGGTTCGGGCTTCCCTGAAACCTTCGGTGGCAGACCTTCTTGATCTTGTCGTCATGTCCCGCAAGCTGGACCTGGATTTTTCAACGGTTTTCGTGGCCGAAGAGTCATCTATGGCGGGGAAGACTCTCATGGAGCTCGACTTTCGCAACACCTACGACGTGACGGTGTTGGCCATCTTACAAAGCAACGGAGACCCCATCTACAACCCCAAAGGACATCAGCCTCTCTCCGGCGGCGATAGAATCATGGTTTTCGGCGAACGACACCGCATCGCCGCCCTCAGAACGGCCATGGGTGGTATGGCCAGCTAAGAACTGTATTCCTCCTTACGAACCTTTCCCACGACACCAGGGTCACTGCTAAGGAGCCGAACGCAGTTGATCAAGGCCGAGGCCAGGGCATTCGCCAAAGCGTATTCAGTCTGGTTCGAGTTGTGGGACGAACCCACCAGGTTGGGTAATTCGAAGAGAGGCACCTCTACCGAGAAAGGACCTCCGTCTTGAGGTTCCTTCCACCACACGTCCAACCCGACCATGAACTGAGGACAGACCTTCATCCTATCGTACAGATCCTGAGCGTTTATCATAGCACCCCGGGCCACGTTGATCAGGATGGCGTCCTCTTTCATGTGAGCCAGCAGGGCCGCATCAAAAAGCCCCCGTGTCTCGTTGGAGAGAGGCAGGGCCAAGACAACGAGATCAGCCTTCTCCAGGGCTCGGGCCAGCTCGTTCATACTCCATCCCCGAGACAGAAGATTGTCTTTGGGACACCGCCGACCAAGACCGTGAATCTCCATGCCGATCCCTGCCAAAACACGGGCACAGGCCTGACCTATCCCTCCATAGCCTACCATCAAAGCGACCTTCCCTCGCAGAGTTCGAAGCCTATAGCCCATACGGCCAAACACACCGTCTTTCAGGTCCCGAGTCTGCCAGATCAGTTTTCTGGAGCAGCACAAAGCCATAGCCAAGACATGCTCGGCGATAGGTTCGGCCCAACCGCCCACGTTGGCATATAACTCGGTATTTGGTCCCAGCCGCCTCATGGGCACCTGATCTACTCCGGCACTGATCGTCTGGACAGCCGGAACGGACCTGAGTGCCTCCCACTCTTCTTCGTTCAGCTCTCCCTCACTCAAAAAACCTGTCAAGATCACATCGCATCCCCGTATGACCTCGGGACGGTCTTCCTGAGACTCACTCTTGAGCCAGCGAATCTCGTGCCCCGCAAGACGCTGAACAATATCTTCCTCATATTTTCCCCGATCAAGCATAACCCCGATACATCCCATCGCTCAAGATCTCCTCCTCCCGGGAAGCCCCGTTGATTTCAATATCTATCGTACTCATTGTAGCCTCTATCATCCCATAGCAATAGATCAAAAAAGTCAATATCTTATCTCTCTTTACATATCGTTCGAAGCCTCTGTAATCGGATACATCGTTTTGTCGTAGGCCTCGCGCGTTGTACAATAGGTGCAAAGAAAATGAGGTGATGATGCCCATGGGATACGAAGACCCTCCACGCTCTTCGGTCCGAATCATAAAAAAGGAGCCCCCCCATAGCAAGGACTCCTTATGTGATCGCTCCGATCATTCTTTATTCTCTCAAATGTCCGCCGCCACGACGGCTACCGTTCAAGCCATCCTTCGGGGCCTTCAGAATCGGGACGCCGCAGCCCTCGTGCAGGCAACAAAAAACGGCCGTATCGTGCAAGAGCTTTTTGAGCAGGAGAACCCGCCTCTTCGCCGT includes these proteins:
- a CDS encoding potassium channel protein, which gives rise to MQIQKQSRYLLSWVLVVTLSGILGMRFFLHLSWIDAIFYTAITVSTVGYGAPPGIQGPEKLFLALLIMASLGTVGYAIGIISQNFFNARLRTSLGRGHDRRIRVMEDHWIICGLGRYGHQVASMLSHEGVPFSVVEHREETVMEAREEGYLTVHGNASEEDTLIKAGVTRAKGLIITLDSDAATVYVALTARALNKTIHIVARASDTKSVPILTKSGVNRVVNPVVAGSASLVRASLKPSVADLLDLVVMSRKLDLDFSTVFVAEESSMAGKTLMELDFRNTYDVTVLAILQSNGDPIYNPKGHQPLSGGDRIMVFGERHRIAALRTAMGGMAS